Proteins co-encoded in one Flavobacterium fluviale genomic window:
- a CDS encoding GNAT family N-acetyltransferase — protein sequence MNTTYSFQIYKSASLLPLEWNLLAADNIFLTREYLEVLENSCPVNMTCHFIGFFEEEKLIGIVLTQFLFAEKLESFGERDKCLKTSVRNFALKNFASHVLFVGNNMLTGQNAFVFDKNIKQSKAIKTLHKAINQLKKDLKESGKKVHITSIKDFTAKEIEPLQAEFKNNYTFSTQPNMIFEIPKNWKTEQDYIDALSKKYRDQYKRARKKSEGIVKQKMSLDDIQKYEDVIYDLYFHVAKNAPFNTFFLARNHFSFFKEIMGDNFLLYGYFLDEKLIGFNTLIKNGDVMDTYFLGYDESVQREKMLYLNMLYDMISYSIKKGFKEIVFARTALEIKSSVGAKPVKMYGLITHSNALINHNISRFFNYLEPKTEWQERNPFK from the coding sequence TTGAATACAACCTATTCTTTCCAGATTTACAAAAGCGCTTCATTACTGCCTTTAGAATGGAATCTGCTTGCTGCCGATAATATTTTTTTAACGCGAGAATATCTCGAAGTACTGGAAAACTCTTGTCCAGTTAATATGACGTGTCATTTTATCGGATTTTTTGAAGAGGAAAAACTGATTGGAATTGTTTTAACGCAGTTTTTATTTGCAGAAAAACTAGAATCTTTTGGAGAGCGCGATAAGTGCTTAAAAACATCTGTTCGTAATTTCGCCCTAAAGAATTTTGCTTCACACGTTTTATTCGTTGGCAATAATATGCTTACTGGGCAGAATGCTTTTGTTTTTGATAAAAACATCAAGCAGTCAAAAGCTATTAAAACACTTCATAAAGCTATTAACCAGCTTAAAAAAGATTTAAAGGAAAGCGGAAAAAAAGTTCATATAACGAGTATAAAAGATTTTACCGCGAAAGAAATAGAACCGTTGCAAGCTGAATTCAAAAATAATTATACTTTTTCGACGCAGCCGAATATGATTTTTGAAATTCCTAAAAACTGGAAAACAGAACAAGATTATATTGATGCTTTGTCCAAAAAATATCGTGACCAATATAAACGTGCCCGAAAAAAATCTGAAGGAATCGTAAAGCAAAAAATGTCTTTAGACGACATTCAAAAATACGAGGATGTTATTTACGATCTGTATTTTCATGTGGCCAAAAATGCTCCTTTCAATACCTTTTTTCTAGCTCGAAATCATTTTAGTTTTTTTAAAGAAATAATGGGCGACAACTTTTTGCTGTACGGTTATTTTTTAGACGAAAAACTAATCGGCTTCAACACTTTGATTAAAAACGGCGATGTAATGGACACCTACTTTTTAGGCTATGATGAAAGTGTGCAACGCGAAAAAATGCTTTATTTGAATATGTTATACGACATGATTTCGTATTCTATTAAAAAAGGTTTCAAGGAAATTGTTTTTGCCAGAACGGCACTGGAAATCAAAAGCTCAGTTGGTGCAAAACCTGTAAAAATGTATGGTTTAATCACGCATAGCAATGCATTGATCAACCATAACATTTCTAGGTTTTTTAATTATCTCGAGCCGAAAACAGAATGGCAGGAAAGAAATCCTTTTAAATAG
- a CDS encoding App1 family protein, whose translation MKPILQLYRGYANEQELIVMGHVLRREHNYDFEKKKLKNATSILKLFRIKTIKNFDVYLHYNEEIIHTKTLDDGYFKFCIPLEKETHFGWMPYEVSLKYNNVKTSCKGSFIRPHKGKLGIISDIDDTFLISHTNNFFRKIYILLFRNVNDRKVFKDVVSHYQALSQSGRENPEEANAFFYISSSEWNLYRFIAKFTRINKLPKAVVLLKDIKRGITDFFMSGRGNHDHKFEKIKHVVEFYPTLKYILMGDDSQHDPILYERICKIFPVTVIAVYIRQTGKSPKKEVLKILKNLESLNVSVCYFKDSSEAIEHSRYIGIIK comes from the coding sequence ATGAAACCAATTCTACAATTATATCGAGGTTATGCAAATGAGCAAGAATTAATTGTGATGGGGCATGTTTTAAGAAGAGAACACAATTACGATTTTGAAAAAAAGAAGTTAAAAAATGCCACCTCGATTCTCAAATTATTCCGAATAAAAACCATTAAAAATTTTGATGTTTATCTTCATTATAATGAGGAAATAATTCACACCAAAACTTTAGATGATGGTTATTTTAAATTTTGTATTCCGCTCGAAAAGGAAACCCATTTTGGCTGGATGCCTTATGAAGTAAGCCTAAAATACAATAATGTAAAAACGAGCTGCAAGGGTAGTTTTATAAGACCTCATAAAGGCAAACTCGGAATTATATCGGATATCGATGATACTTTTTTGATCTCGCACACCAATAATTTCTTTCGAAAAATCTATATTTTACTTTTTAGAAATGTAAATGACAGAAAGGTTTTTAAAGATGTTGTTTCGCATTACCAGGCGTTGAGCCAGTCGGGAAGAGAGAATCCAGAAGAGGCAAATGCTTTTTTCTATATTTCGAGCAGTGAGTGGAATTTATATCGCTTTATTGCCAAATTTACCCGAATAAATAAACTGCCAAAAGCAGTTGTGCTGCTTAAAGATATTAAAAGAGGAATTACCGATTTTTTTATGAGCGGAAGAGGGAATCACGATCATAAATTTGAAAAAATAAAACACGTTGTAGAATTCTACCCTACTCTAAAATATATTTTAATGGGCGATGATTCGCAGCATGATCCGATATTGTATGAAAGAATCTGCAAAATATTTCCCGTTACCGTAATTGCTGTTTACATTAGGCAAACGGGTAAATCTCCAAAAAAAGAAGTCCTAAAAATTCTTAAAAACCTTGAAAGTTTAAATGTCTCGGTTTGTTATTTTAAGGACAGCAGTGAAGCGATTGAACACTCAAGATATATTGGAATTATTAAGTAG
- a CDS encoding diacylglycerol/lipid kinase family protein, protein MKKNILFIVNPISGDLDKSDLIESVAEFASTHHFNLEVYETTGKNDLKAIQTIYKQHNPERIVVAGGDGTIKMVAEAMEDHDVIIGILPAGSANGLSVDLDLPPGIEENLKIAFLNNYIEMDMICINGKKSIHLSDLGLNANLVKNYEESDVRGFWGYALQAFTTLKEAEEPFVATITANNKTVQHVARMIVVANSQKYGTGVIINPNGSMNDGKFELVILKSLDLLLIGKIITGNMPIDSEDIVIISTEKATIETDYAVNFQIDGEYCGAQKSLEIHILHKQMKLAVP, encoded by the coding sequence TTGAAAAAGAATATACTATTTATTGTAAATCCGATATCTGGAGATCTAGATAAATCGGATTTAATCGAATCTGTTGCAGAATTTGCGTCGACACATCATTTTAATCTGGAGGTTTATGAAACTACGGGTAAAAACGATTTAAAAGCGATACAAACAATATATAAGCAGCATAATCCAGAAAGAATTGTTGTGGCTGGAGGCGACGGAACTATAAAAATGGTTGCAGAAGCAATGGAAGATCACGATGTAATAATCGGTATTCTGCCAGCGGGCTCTGCAAACGGACTTTCGGTAGATTTAGATCTTCCGCCCGGAATCGAAGAGAACCTTAAAATAGCCTTTTTAAATAACTATATCGAAATGGATATGATTTGCATCAATGGCAAAAAAAGTATCCATTTAAGCGATCTTGGTTTAAACGCAAACTTGGTAAAGAACTACGAAGAAAGCGATGTGAGAGGTTTTTGGGGATATGCATTACAAGCTTTTACAACACTTAAAGAGGCAGAAGAACCTTTTGTAGCAACTATTACAGCAAACAATAAAACGGTTCAGCACGTTGCGAGAATGATTGTAGTGGCTAATTCCCAAAAATATGGAACTGGAGTGATCATCAATCCAAATGGTTCCATGAATGACGGAAAGTTCGAATTGGTAATCTTAAAAAGCTTGGATCTACTTTTAATCGGAAAAATTATTACAGGAAATATGCCAATTGATTCTGAGGATATCGTAATTATTTCAACAGAGAAAGCAACTATCGAAACAGATTATGCGGTTAATTTTCAGATTGACGGCGAATATTGCGGTGCACAGAAGTCTTTAGAAATTCATATTCTGCACAAGCAAATGAAATTGGCTGTTCCTTAG
- the abc-f gene encoding ribosomal protection-like ABC-F family protein, translating into MLNIHNLSVSFGGTYLFEEVTFRLGAGDRVGLVGKNGAGKSTMLKMLARDFAPDSGVISQEKDIRMGFLRQDIDFEQGRTVLEEAYEAFTEIKIVEKKLEEINHQLVTRTDYESEEYSQIIEDLSDYTHRFELLGGYNYVGDTEKILLGLGFKREVFNNQTETFSGGWRMRIELAKLLLQSNDVLLLDEPTNHLDIESIIWLESFLRNYPGVVVIVSHDKMFLDNVTNRTIEISLGKAYDFNKPYSQYLELRHEIREKQLATQKNQAKKIEETEKLIEKFRAKASKASMAQSLIKKLDKVERIEVDEDDNSVMNISFPVSKEPGKVVIEAENVTKSYGDKTILKDISLLVERGSKIAFVGQNGQGKSTFIKALVNEFEYEGNIKLGHNVQLGYFAQNQAEYLDGEITLLQTMEDAATDTNRMKVRDMLGSFLFRGDDVEKKVKVLSGGERNRLALCKLLLQPINVLLMDEPTNHLDIKSKNVLKAALQKFGGTLLLVSHDRDFLQGMSNIVYEFKDQKIREYLGDINFFLEQRNLENMREVEKKDVVKTTAPKENNKTSYEDQKKGKALQNRLSKIESQIQQLEKDIQHDDKLLASNYDKHIEDASFFTAYNKKKKDLDQLLLDWEVVQEEIDNFSA; encoded by the coding sequence ATGCTTAACATACACAATCTTTCGGTTTCTTTTGGAGGAACATATTTATTTGAAGAAGTTACTTTTCGTTTAGGTGCAGGAGACCGAGTTGGTCTTGTGGGTAAAAACGGAGCAGGTAAATCTACAATGCTTAAAATGCTGGCTAGAGACTTTGCCCCAGATTCTGGAGTAATATCTCAGGAGAAAGATATCCGAATGGGTTTTTTGCGTCAGGATATTGATTTTGAGCAGGGAAGAACGGTATTGGAAGAAGCATATGAGGCTTTTACAGAGATCAAAATTGTAGAAAAGAAATTAGAAGAAATCAATCATCAATTGGTTACAAGAACCGATTATGAGAGTGAGGAATACAGCCAGATCATCGAAGACTTATCTGATTATACACATCGCTTTGAGCTTTTAGGCGGTTATAATTATGTTGGAGATACAGAGAAAATCCTTTTAGGTTTAGGTTTTAAAAGAGAAGTCTTTAATAATCAAACCGAAACATTTTCTGGAGGGTGGAGAATGCGTATCGAATTGGCAAAATTACTTTTGCAGTCAAATGACGTTTTGCTTCTGGATGAGCCAACCAACCACTTAGATATCGAAAGTATCATTTGGTTAGAGAGTTTCCTTCGTAATTATCCTGGTGTTGTGGTGATTGTATCGCACGATAAAATGTTTTTGGATAATGTTACCAACCGAACAATCGAAATTTCTTTAGGAAAAGCATACGATTTTAATAAACCCTATTCTCAATATTTAGAATTACGCCATGAAATTCGCGAAAAGCAATTAGCAACTCAAAAAAATCAGGCAAAAAAAATTGAAGAAACAGAAAAATTAATCGAGAAATTCCGTGCCAAAGCTTCAAAAGCTTCGATGGCGCAGTCGTTGATTAAAAAATTAGATAAAGTAGAGAGAATCGAAGTTGACGAAGATGATAACTCTGTAATGAACATCTCTTTCCCAGTTTCAAAAGAGCCGGGAAAAGTTGTAATCGAAGCAGAAAATGTTACCAAAAGCTACGGAGACAAAACGATTCTAAAAGATATTAGTTTATTGGTAGAAAGAGGCAGTAAAATTGCATTTGTTGGACAAAACGGACAAGGTAAATCTACTTTCATCAAAGCATTGGTAAACGAATTTGAGTACGAAGGAAACATCAAATTAGGGCATAATGTTCAATTGGGTTACTTCGCACAAAATCAGGCCGAATACTTAGATGGCGAAATCACTTTGCTGCAAACTATGGAAGATGCTGCGACTGATACAAATCGTATGAAAGTTCGCGATATGTTAGGTTCATTTTTATTCCGTGGAGATGATGTGGAGAAAAAAGTGAAAGTACTTTCTGGAGGAGAACGTAACCGTTTGGCACTTTGTAAACTATTGTTACAGCCAATCAATGTACTGCTGATGGATGAGCCGACAAACCACTTAGATATTAAATCTAAAAATGTTTTAAAAGCTGCGCTTCAAAAATTTGGAGGAACACTATTATTGGTTTCTCACGACAGGGATTTTCTTCAAGGAATGTCGAACATTGTTTACGAATTCAAAGATCAAAAAATCAGAGAATATTTAGGAGACATCAACTTTTTCTTAGAACAGCGTAATCTAGAAAACATGCGCGAGGTTGAGAAAAAAGATGTTGTAAAGACAACAGCTCCAAAAGAAAATAACAAAACATCGTACGAAGACCAGAAAAAAGGAAAAGCACTTCAAAACAGATTAAGTAAAATCGAGAGTCAGATTCAGCAATTAGAAAAAGACATTCAGCACGACGATAAACTGCTGGCTTCTAATTATGATAAACATATAGAAGACGCGTCATTTTTTACAGCTTACAACAAGAAGAAAAAAGATTTAGATCAGTTACTTTTAGATTGGGAAGTCGTTCAAGAAGAGATTGACAATTTTAGTGCCTAA
- a CDS encoding DUF1761 domain-containing protein, translating to MEINFVALLLAAIVTLIVGFIWYSPKVFGTIWMKESNLTQEELKKGNMIKIFGLTYIFSLMITMTLMSLTIHQSGAVGMVGGPPLIDSAKPSFAAFMADYGMAYRTFKHGALHGFMSGLFFAFPLIGINGLFERKSWKYIFINSGYWIITLTLMGGIICGFA from the coding sequence ATGGAAATTAACTTCGTTGCCTTACTTTTAGCAGCAATTGTTACGCTCATTGTCGGCTTTATTTGGTACAGCCCAAAAGTATTTGGAACTATCTGGATGAAAGAAAGTAATCTTACTCAGGAAGAACTAAAAAAAGGAAATATGATTAAAATCTTCGGATTGACATACATTTTTTCTTTAATGATCACGATGACTTTAATGTCTTTAACAATTCATCAATCTGGAGCAGTTGGAATGGTTGGCGGACCGCCGTTAATTGACAGCGCTAAACCATCATTTGCCGCATTTATGGCAGATTACGGAATGGCATATAGAACTTTTAAACACGGCGCACTTCACGGATTTATGTCTGGGTTGTTTTTTGCGTTTCCGCTGATTGGAATTAATGGATTATTTGAAAGAAAATCTTGGAAATATATTTTCATTAATAGTGGTTACTGGATAATAACATTGACATTAATGGGCGGCATTATCTGCGGTTTTGCATAA
- a CDS encoding T9SS type A sorting domain-containing protein encodes MKKLYLLNFILLPLLIHSQDILWEKSYGGTHADYLFDAQPTADYGFILAGSSLSDKTGNKEQENHGDLDYWVWKMKENGELDWQKSFGGSGFDLLQSIKNTSDGGFLLAGTSSSSKSFQKKENCKGLSDFWIIKLNAAGDQQWQRTVGGDGQEELLCAFQTKDGGYILGGSSSSSPRSITSSKFDEKSFIPDPYSKSEKSRGNMDYWLIKLDKQGVIEWQKTYGGQYSDLLRSMEQTADNGYILAGYSNSPISGDKTEPNKGVGDYWILKINDTGEIQWQKTYGADGDDQPYVIHQTKDGGYIVGGNSNSSNALTTEGGIVANGTDYWILKLDQDGGVVWSKTFDFGKVDILTSLVVNNDETYLIGGHARNAAPRSSGGLMSKAVNLVAKEKDGINDYIALKINNQGEEIWSKTVGSGGEDILRKLVETRDGGYLMAGTSNGSSKDKNSAIGSNDFWVVKLKDKAKVEKVKASIEAIPNPVSTFTNVIIGYDFTKGTASVIDILGRTLQHFDISSRTVPVDLSYYAEGIYIIKIQTDVKTESVKVIKKIN; translated from the coding sequence ATGAAGAAACTTTACCTGCTTAATTTTATCTTACTGCCACTTTTAATTCATTCACAAGATATCCTTTGGGAGAAATCCTATGGGGGCACACACGCCGATTATCTTTTTGATGCCCAGCCTACGGCCGACTACGGCTTTATCCTGGCAGGCAGTTCACTCTCTGACAAGACTGGAAATAAGGAACAGGAAAACCATGGAGATTTAGATTACTGGGTTTGGAAAATGAAGGAAAACGGAGAACTGGACTGGCAGAAAAGTTTCGGAGGTTCCGGCTTTGATCTTCTCCAGAGCATTAAAAACACCAGTGACGGCGGATTTCTTCTGGCAGGCACATCAAGTTCTTCAAAAAGTTTTCAGAAAAAAGAAAACTGTAAAGGCCTTTCAGACTTTTGGATTATAAAGCTCAATGCGGCAGGTGATCAACAGTGGCAGAGAACAGTCGGCGGCGACGGTCAGGAGGAACTGCTCTGCGCCTTCCAGACAAAAGACGGCGGTTATATTTTGGGAGGCTCTTCAAGCTCCAGTCCGCGGTCTATTACAAGTTCCAAATTTGACGAAAAATCTTTTATCCCCGATCCTTATTCAAAGTCTGAAAAAAGCAGAGGCAATATGGACTATTGGCTTATAAAATTAGATAAACAGGGAGTTATTGAATGGCAGAAAACTTACGGAGGACAATATTCTGATCTGCTGCGAAGCATGGAACAAACTGCGGACAACGGCTATATTCTGGCTGGTTATTCTAATTCCCCTATATCAGGCGATAAAACAGAACCAAATAAAGGAGTAGGAGATTACTGGATCTTGAAAATCAATGATACCGGAGAAATTCAATGGCAGAAAACCTATGGAGCAGATGGTGATGACCAGCCTTATGTGATTCATCAGACCAAAGACGGCGGTTATATCGTTGGAGGAAACTCCAACAGTTCTAATGCATTGACAACAGAAGGAGGAATTGTGGCTAACGGAACAGATTACTGGATTCTAAAATTGGATCAAGATGGAGGCGTTGTCTGGAGTAAAACTTTTGATTTTGGTAAAGTTGATATATTGACTTCACTGGTAGTAAATAATGATGAAACTTATTTAATTGGCGGGCATGCCCGTAATGCAGCCCCGAGATCAAGCGGCGGGTTAATGTCCAAAGCGGTAAATTTAGTCGCTAAGGAAAAAGACGGCATTAATGATTACATAGCTTTGAAAATTAATAATCAGGGTGAAGAAATCTGGAGCAAAACTGTTGGAAGCGGCGGGGAAGACATTCTACGCAAACTGGTTGAAACCAGAGACGGCGGTTACCTTATGGCCGGAACTTCTAACGGTTCATCAAAAGATAAAAACTCTGCTATCGGATCAAATGATTTTTGGGTCGTAAAATTAAAAGATAAGGCTAAAGTTGAAAAAGTAAAGGCAAGTATCGAAGCCATTCCAAATCCGGTATCAACTTTTACAAATGTAATTATCGGGTATGATTTTACTAAAGGTACCGCTTCAGTAATTGATATTTTAGGACGAACCCTGCAGCACTTTGATATTTCCAGCAGAACCGTTCCGGTTGATTTAAGTTATTATGCAGAAGGAATCTACATTATCAAAATTCAGACAGATGTCAAGACTGAGTCCGTAAAAGTTATTAAAAAAATTAATTAG
- a CDS encoding TerC/Alx family metal homeostasis membrane protein, with amino-acid sequence MNQHPIFSEHPGLIIVFAVAVVIMLLLDLGIFNKKSHVVTNKEAITWSLVWISLAMIFSGLVYHFAGPAKFYEFQSAYWIEKALSVDNLFVFILVFKFFDVANQNKHKVLFWGIIGALVLRAIFIFSGAFLIELTYLNKLLGLARLEGFKYDINLIMTAFGLFLVYAGVKSWSSGDDDDEEDYNNTRGARLIRKFFNVSDKYDGDKFFTIENGKKLATPLLVVVAVIEFTDLLFAVDSIPAIFAISSDPFILYTSNIFAILGLRALFFLLDNFIHLFSKLQYGLAIILSFIGIKMIISPFYHIDSIYSLLVIGGVLLISVLASILMPEPKEA; translated from the coding sequence ATGAATCAACACCCAATTTTTTCGGAACATCCCGGTTTAATTATCGTTTTTGCGGTTGCAGTAGTCATCATGCTGTTGCTGGATTTAGGAATCTTCAACAAAAAAAGCCACGTCGTAACAAATAAAGAAGCTATTACTTGGTCATTAGTTTGGATCAGTTTAGCAATGATCTTTAGCGGTTTAGTGTATCATTTTGCTGGACCTGCAAAATTCTACGAATTCCAATCGGCCTATTGGATTGAAAAAGCATTATCTGTTGATAACCTTTTTGTATTTATTTTAGTCTTTAAGTTTTTTGATGTTGCTAATCAAAACAAACATAAAGTTCTGTTTTGGGGAATTATTGGAGCATTAGTTTTAAGAGCTATTTTTATATTCTCTGGAGCTTTCTTAATCGAACTAACCTACTTAAACAAACTTTTAGGTCTTGCACGATTAGAAGGATTTAAATATGATATTAATTTAATCATGACCGCTTTCGGATTGTTCCTTGTTTACGCAGGTGTTAAATCATGGTCTTCTGGAGACGACGATGATGAGGAAGATTACAACAACACAAGAGGAGCAAGATTGATTAGAAAGTTTTTCAATGTCAGCGATAAATATGATGGAGACAAATTTTTTACGATAGAAAACGGGAAAAAATTAGCAACACCGCTTTTAGTAGTTGTGGCTGTAATTGAGTTTACCGATTTATTATTCGCAGTAGATTCTATTCCTGCAATTTTTGCAATATCAAGCGATCCATTTATTCTTTATACTTCTAATATTTTTGCAATTTTAGGACTTAGAGCTTTGTTCTTCCTTTTGGATAACTTTATTCACTTGTTCAGCAAATTACAATATGGTTTGGCAATTATCTTATCATTTATCGGAATAAAAATGATCATTTCGCCATTCTACCATATAGACTCCATTTATTCTTTATTGGTAATAGGAGGCGTTCTTTTAATTTCGGTTTTAGCTTCAATCTTAATGCCGGAACCTAAAGAAGCATAA